In the genome of Planococcus donghaensis, the window AAGTCATAATTCTTAAAGTCTGCCGCTTGAAAATCATTAATTGAAAGAATTTCTATGGAATTGATTTCGGGAAGTTCTTTTTGAATGCGGCTTGCCAGCATTTTTGAAGTACCAATGCCCGTTGGACAAATAACAACGGCGCCAATTTGTACTTTTTCTTCCCTAATTAATAAAGCAGAACCAAAATGAAGAACAATAAAAGCAGTCTCGTCAGCTGAGAAATACAACTCTTCAAATTCATTTTCTACCCCTTGTTTAACCGCCATAAATAGCACTGGATATTTGCGTTTGATTTCATCAGTTAATGGATTAAAAGATTCGATATTTTGGTTTAACCGGAAAACCAATGGTTCCATATGCGCTAGCAGTCCTTGATACAATGAGAAGTCATTAATAAGATCAACATCTAACTGTGACGATACGTTACGAATTAGGTTCTTCACTTTTCTTCCTAGCAAGACGCTATCATAGTAAGAGCCTTTAGCTTCTTGAACTTTAGACCCTTTTAAAATAATCGACAAAAAATGCATATCAGCTTTTGTTAACGGTACAAGAAGTTGCTCACTTAATTCATTGCATATACTTTCGATCAACTGATACTCGCTAGTAGAACTCTTCTCTACTAATTCTATAGTTTCCAGTAGAAACCCTTTTTCTGTTCGTTGAAGTGTCATACAACTATAAATAACTAAACCCACATAGTCACTATCGGCTAACTTTGTTTGGCCCCGGTTGATTTTTTGGTTGACTAACCGATCGACTACTGCCAAGTACCGCGGAAAAAAATAACCAAGAATATTGTCTTTCTGACTTTTCCCTTGTTGGAGATGGTACAAACTTTCAATCATTTCTTCATAAAAATAAGCCAACATATAACTGCCTAGTGCATAACGCATATTGGCTTCCTCGCCGTTAACTTCGATCCCAACACCTTTTGTTCGAGATACGGCAATGGAAAATTTATGTAGCCAGTCCGATAAGTCATCTAAATGAGTGGTTAATGTAGCATTACTAATTCCTAATTGACTTGCAAGCACTTGTTTTTTAAAAAATGGCCCTTCGTGCAATAAAATAATCAGCAGTTTTAACTTCCGTTCCTCAGGTGTTTCATCTGCTGGACTAACTGTTATCAAATTCTGTATAAGGCGATAAATTTGATCGTTAGGCCCCGTAATTAAAAGTCCTTCATCTGCAGTTCGTTCGATTTTCAGTTCAAATTCTACTAACGTTTTTTCTATCGATTTTAAATCTCGCTGAATAGTCCGAGCACTGACATCTAAATGCGAAGACAAGGAATGAACGGTATGTTTTCCAGAGGTTCTAACAATCAATTCAATAATAGATTTTTCTCTAAACGTGATAAACATGCTTGTCCCTCATTTCGCTTTTAAATGCTTTTTCTCGACTTGAAAATGTAGATAGAACAAAAAGGCAGGAAATCCCGCCTTTCCATTCTTACTATTTAATTGCCGTTAATGATGTCAATTATTTCTTTCGCTGACTCTGCTTCTACTAAGCGATCCACGTTGGTTTGGTCAGCACAAATCACTGCGATTCCAGAAAGAATTTCTAAATGTGTGCCATCTTTTCCAGCAATCCCGAAAATCATTTTTGCACTCTCTCCATCAAAGTCTACTCCATTTGGCACTTGAATAACAGTAAAGCCTGACTTGATGACAGATTTTTTCGCTTCTTCTGTGCCATGAGGAATTGCGACGTTATTGCCCATGTATGTTGTCGTGATTTCTTCACGCTTCAACATTTCGTCCACGTATGATTCTTCAACATAACCAGCTTTAACTAATGCCAACCCTGCAAAGATGATTGCTTCTTCTTTCGTACGGAAGCTTTGTCCGATAAAGACGTTTTCTTCGCGCAACAATTGCTCATCTTCCGGGTTTTGCGGAGCGTTAGTTTCACTTTCTTCAACTAACACATTATGCTCTTCTATTTCACCGCTTTTTAACCGTTCAATCAACTGATCGTATTCCGGACTTGATAGGAAATTATCAACTGAAATATGATAAGCATTTGGTATTTTGTTTTCAGCACGCGGCGTCAATTTTTCCTGTGTAATAACAATCTCAGAATCTGAAGGGAGGGTGCTGATTGCCGTATTCGATACCGATACATTCAGTCCTGCTTCTTTTACTTTTTTGCGTAATAGAGAGGCTCCCATCGCACTTGAGCCCATTCCCGCATCACAAGCAAAGACGATTTTTTGTGCGCTTGCTGGGAAAACACCATTAGTAGTTGGGTTAAGTGAAGGTATTTCCCGGGAAATAGAACTTTTCTTGCCTTTCATTTGTTCCATTTTCTTTGTTGCTTCTTCCATATCTTCATCTGTTTGTTTACTCGCTTTTAAAATGACTGCTGAAATAGCAAATGAAACTGCCGTAGCCACAAAGACTGCTGTAAAGTTTGCTAAATATGCCATTCCTTCAGGTGGTGTAACAGCTGCAATTGCTAGAATACTACCTGGTGACGCTGGAGCAACCAATCCGCCACCCATTAATACAAGTGTAAATACACCACTCATTCCACCAGCTACAACAGCTAGTAGCAACATTGGTTTCATTAATACGTAAGGGAAATAAATTTCATGAATCCCACCAAGGAAGTGGATGATCGCCGCGCCTGGTGCAGATTGCTTGGCAACTCCTTTTCCAAATAGCATAAACCCAAGTAGCACACCAAGACCAGGTCCTGGGTTGGCTTCTAGTAGAAACAAAAGTGATTTACCTGTTTGTTGAACTTGCTCTAGTCCAATAGGTGTTAACACACCGTGGTTAACCGCATTATTTAAGAACAAGATTTTTGCCGGTTCGATTAAAATACTTGTTAGTGGTAGTAATCCCGCTTCTAACAACCAATCTACGCCCGCAACAAGAACATCTGTAAACGAACTTACAGCCGGTCCGATTCCGATAAACGCAAGAAGTGCTAATATACCACCTAAAATACCTGCCGAGAAGTTGTTCACTAGCATTTCAAAACCTGTTTTAATTTTTCCTTCTATCAATTGGTCAAATTTCTTAATAGCATATGCACCAAGTGGCCCCATAATCATGGCACCTAAAAACATTGGTGTATCCGGAGCTCCGATAATAACCCCCATTGTTGCAATCGTACCAACTACAGCGCCTCGTTGATCGTAAATCAACCGGCCTCCTGTGTATCCAATAAGAAGCGGCAACATGTAGATAACCATTGGGCCTACTAACTTGCTAAACTCCTCATTTGGAAAAAATCCTGTTGGAATAAATAGGGCAGTGATTAACCCCCATGCAATAAATGCACCAATATTAGGCAAAACCATCGAACTTAAAAAGTTACCGAATTTCTGTACCCCTACCTTCATGTGATCCTCTCCTTCGAAACTGAATTTATCTTCTAAAATTGTGTGTCGTGGTGTACTACTATCATAGACTCTTAATGGAAGCGCATTCAACAACTAGGAAAGTCAACTTTGTCGGGCTTGTCACGACATAGCTGTTGTTTCT includes:
- a CDS encoding BglG family transcription antiterminator, producing the protein MFITFREKSIIELIVRTSGKHTVHSLSSHLDVSARTIQRDLKSIEKTLVEFELKIERTADEGLLITGPNDQIYRLIQNLITVSPADETPEERKLKLLIILLHEGPFFKKQVLASQLGISNATLTTHLDDLSDWLHKFSIAVSRTKGVGIEVNGEEANMRYALGSYMLAYFYEEMIESLYHLQQGKSQKDNILGYFFPRYLAVVDRLVNQKINRGQTKLADSDYVGLVIYSCMTLQRTEKGFLLETIELVEKSSTSEYQLIESICNELSEQLLVPLTKADMHFLSIILKGSKVQEAKGSYYDSVLLGRKVKNLIRNVSSQLDVDLINDFSLYQGLLAHMEPLVFRLNQNIESFNPLTDEIKRKYPVLFMAVKQGVENEFEELYFSADETAFIVLHFGSALLIREEKVQIGAVVICPTGIGTSKMLASRIQKELPEINSIEILSINDFQAADFKNYDLVISTIRLPVTEVDYIRVSPLLNERDIGYIESYLQNNVKKITSKMNYLHPGKTSEAIISKNRPNVQQLLQEIKQVQHSMDVLLNNFKVFRKQYATDYWEILQEVLNSARKENIVTNVASAMRELREREEKGGLGIPNTTMALFHGRDDSIQELLFQVIHIDHPLIVKGMDGKDMQMKSLLLMLAPTVMTERQQEILSLISTSLIESDQSMMIFTSSNEKAIRQKLEEVFWEYLQNNLIKE
- a CDS encoding PTS mannitol transporter subunit IICBA; its protein translation is MKVGVQKFGNFLSSMVLPNIGAFIAWGLITALFIPTGFFPNEEFSKLVGPMVIYMLPLLIGYTGGRLIYDQRGAVVGTIATMGVIIGAPDTPMFLGAMIMGPLGAYAIKKFDQLIEGKIKTGFEMLVNNFSAGILGGILALLAFIGIGPAVSSFTDVLVAGVDWLLEAGLLPLTSILIEPAKILFLNNAVNHGVLTPIGLEQVQQTGKSLLFLLEANPGPGLGVLLGFMLFGKGVAKQSAPGAAIIHFLGGIHEIYFPYVLMKPMLLLAVVAGGMSGVFTLVLMGGGLVAPASPGSILAIAAVTPPEGMAYLANFTAVFVATAVSFAISAVILKASKQTDEDMEEATKKMEQMKGKKSSISREIPSLNPTTNGVFPASAQKIVFACDAGMGSSAMGASLLRKKVKEAGLNVSVSNTAISTLPSDSEIVITQEKLTPRAENKIPNAYHISVDNFLSSPEYDQLIERLKSGEIEEHNVLVEESETNAPQNPEDEQLLREENVFIGQSFRTKEEAIIFAGLALVKAGYVEESYVDEMLKREEITTTYMGNNVAIPHGTEEAKKSVIKSGFTVIQVPNGVDFDGESAKMIFGIAGKDGTHLEILSGIAVICADQTNVDRLVEAESAKEIIDIINGN